The window GCGATCGCGGTGACGGCGTACGCGGCCGGTGCCATGGCCCACGGCAGCGGGTTCCTGGCCGTCTACCTGGCCGCGATGGTCCTCGGCAACTCCAAGCTCCCGCACTGGCCTGCCACCCGCGGCTTCGCGGACGGGCTCGGCTGGCTCGCGCAGATCGGCATGTTCGTCCTGCTCGGCCTGCTGGTCACCCCGCACGACCTCGTCGACGACTTCTGGCCCGCCGTGGTCGTGGGACTGGTCCTGACGGCGGTCGCCAGACCGCTGTCCGTCTTCATCAGCCTGGCGCCCTTCCGGCTGCCACGGCGCGAGAAGGCGCTGATGTCCTGGGCCGGGCTGCGCGGAGCCGTCCCCATCATCCTGGCGACCATCCCCATGGTGTCCGGTATCGAGGGCAGCACCCGGGTCTTCAACATCGTCTTCGTGCTGGTCATCGTCTACACGCTCATCCAGGGCCCGACCCTGCCGTGGCTGGCGAAGGCCCTGAAGATCGCCGAGGACCCCTCGGAGACCGCGGACCTCGGCATCGAGTCCGCCCCCCTGGAACGGCTGCGCGGCCATCTGCTTTCGGTCGCGGTGCCCGGCAAGTCCAAGATGCACGGCGTGGAGGTCGCGGAGCTCCGGCTGCCGGCGGGAGCCGCCGTCACCCTCGTCGTACGGGACGAGAAGAGCTTCGTCCCCGCGCCCTCGACCGTGCTGCGCCGGGGGGACGAACTGCTCGTGGTCGCCACCGACCCGGTGCGCGACGCCACGGAGGCACGGCTGCGCGCGGTCGGCGAGGGCGGCAAGCTGGCCGGCTGGCTCGGGACGGACGGCGTCGACCGCCGGAACAGCGGCTCCGGGGAGGTGCCGCACCTCGCCAAACTCGCCAAGAGGCTCGGCATGAGCGATGACGACCGGCGGGGTGAGCGTGCGGGCGGGCGACGGCCCCACCGCTGATCGGAGGCCGACTCGGCGCATCCGCGGGCATTCACAGGTCCACCGGTGCGGAAACCTGTAAGATGAAGGACTGGATCTCATGATCCACATGATTCGAACGTGATCGACCTACTCTGATCCAACTCTGATCGACCAACTCTGCCTGATGCAGAGCTGGCGCGACCGTATGGCGGTCGTGGCGCCTTCGCCTCTGGAGCGAGCGCCCGGCATCTACCGCAGCCCGCGCGAAGAGGACAGCTCTCGGCAGCCCCCGTGAGCCCCCGCACCCAGGTGCGGGGGCCGTATCCGGGAGCACGGCCACCAGGCGGCAGAAAGGCATGGACCGTGGCGTCCACGGTCTCCGACCGCCCCGGTTACGGGCAGTTGCTGCGCACCCCGCGTGCGTGGACCTTCCTCCTTCCGGGCTTCGCCGCCCGGCAGCCCTTCGCGATGCTGACCATCGGCATCGTCCTCCTGGTCCAGCACACCACCGGCTCGTTCGGCAGTGCGGGCACGGTGGCCGCCGTCTCCGGCGTCTCGATGGCCCTGTTCGCCCCCCAGAGCGGCCGGCTGGCCGACCGCTTCGGCCAGCGCGTCGTGCTCCTGCCCGGCGTCGTCGTGCACGCGGCCTCCGTCGGCGCGCTCACCGCACTCGCCCTGGCGGACGCTCCGCTGTGGGCGCTGGCCCTCGCGGCCGTGCCCACCGGGGCGTCCGTCCCGCAGGTGGGTCCCATGGTGCGGGCCCGCTGGGCCGCTCTGCTGGGCGCCGCCCCGGGGCGTCCCGCCTCGCCGCTGATGGCGACGGCCGCCGCCTTCGAGTCGGTGACGGACGAGTTCACCTTCGTCGTCGGCCCCGTGCTCGCGACGGCGCTGTGCACCGGCGTGCACCCGGCGGCCGGACTGGTCGCGGAGGCGGCTCTGACGCTGTTCGGCGGCATCCTGTTCGCCGCCCAGCGATCCACCCAGCCCGTGCCGCAGGACACCGCGACGGCGGCGGAACCGCACCGCTCGGCGCTCTCCGTGCCCGGCGTGCGCGTCCTCGCGGCCGCTTTCCTCGGCATCGGCGCGGTCTTCGGCGGCATGCAGGTCTCCCTGACGGCGTTCTCCGAGGAGATCGGCCGTCCGGGCGTGAACGGCCTCCTGTACGGCGTCTTCGCGGCCGGCAACATGCTGGCCGGCATCGCCTGCGGGGCGATCGCCTGGAAGAGCAGCCCGCGCCGCCGGCTGATCGTCGGATACGTGGCACTGACGCTGACCGCGTCCGGGCTCTGGGCCGTGCACTCGGCCCCCCTGCTGGCGGGGCTCGGGCTGCTCGTCGGACTGTGCATCGCACCGGCCCTGATCAGCGGCTACACGCTGGTCGAGGCACTGGTCCCGGCCTCGGCCAGGACCGAGGCCTTCACCTGGCTCACCGGCGCCGTGGCGCTCGGCCAGGCGGCCGCCGTCACCGTGGCCGGGCGGCTCGCCGACGCCCACGGCGCGAGCACGGGTTTCCTGGTCCCCCTGGCCGGTACGGCACTGGCCCTGGTGACCCTGCTGGCCCTGCGGACACGGCTGACACCGCGGTCCCCGGGACGCACGGTGGCGCGTGGGATCGGTCACCGCGAGCCGGTCACGGTGGACTGATCGCTCGGAATACGTCAGTATGGAACGTCGTTAGCACTCACTGAGTGAGAGTGCCAGGAGGAGCAAGTGCCGACCTATCAGTACCAGTGCACCGAATGCGGCGAAGGCCTCGAGGCGGTGCAGAAGTTCACCGATGATGCCCTGACCGTGTGCCCGAACTGCGAAGGACGCCTCAAGAAGGTGTTCTCGGCGGTCGGCATCGTCTTCAAGGGTTCCGGTTTCTACCGGAACGACAGCCGCGGCTCCTCGTCGAGCAGCACGCCGTCCACGTCCACGGCCAAGGCGTCCGGGTCGACCGGGACGTCGAGTGGATCGTCCTCGGCGACGTCCGGCTCGGAATCGAAGCCGGCTGCTGCGGCGTCGTCCTCGGCGTCCTCCTCGGCTTCGGCGTCCTCGTCGTCGAGCGGTACGTCGGCGGCCTGATCCGACGGCGCCCGCGCCACGCGCACACCACACGTTTCACAGGGACCCCGCCGACCGGCTCGGCGGGGTCCCTGTCGTGCGTACCCCGTTAGTGTGACCGCATGGTCAACGCAGACACGGCTACAGCGGACATCGGCGTCATCGGCGGCTCGGGGCTCTACTCCTTCCTGGAGAACGTGACCGAGGTCCGGGTGGACACCCCGTACGGAGCGCCGAGCGACTCCCTTTTCCTGGGCGAGATCGCGGGCCGCCGGGTGGCGTTCCTCCCCCGCCACGGCCGCGGCCACCACCTGCCTCCGCACCGCATCAACTACCGCGCCAACCTCTGGGCCCTGCGCTCCGTGGGGGTACGCCAGGTGCTCGGCCCCTGCGCCGTCGGCGGACTGGTCCCGGAGTACGGACCGGGCACCCTGCTCGTGCCGGACCAGCTGGTCGACCGCACCAAGAACCGCACCCAGACCTTCTACGACGGCGAGGTTCGGGCGGACGGGGCCCGGCCGAACGTCGTGCACCTCGGTTTCGCCGACCCGTACTGCCCGCAGGGACGCAAGGCCGCCCTCGCCGCGGCACGCGGGCGCGACTGGGAACCCGTCGACGGCGGCACACTCGTCGTGGTCGAGGGGCCCCGCTTCTCGACCCGCGCCGAGTCGCGCTGGCACGCGGCGATGGGCTGGTCCGTCGTCGGCATGACGGGGCATCCGGAAGCGGTGCTCGCCCGCGAACTGGGCCTCTGCTACACGACGACGACGCTGGTCACGGACCTCGACGCGGGCGCCGAGGCCGGTGAGGGCGTGAGCCACGCGGAGGTCCTGAAGGTGTTCGCGGCCAACGTGGACCGGCTGCGCACGGTGCTCTTCGACGCGGTGGCGGCCCTCCCCGCGACCGAGGACCGCGCCTGCGTCTGCGTGCACGCGCTGGACGGGCTCGACACGGGCATCGAGCTGCCTTAGCAGGGGGTTGCTGCCTTAGCAGGGGGTTGGGCGGGTCGCGGCTCGGCCGGGGGTGCCGGTCCCGCGCCTCCGCGGGCCGGCACCTCCGCGGGCCGGCACCTCCGCGGGCCGGCGCCTCCGCGGGTCCGCTCGACCGCGGGTCCGTGCCTCCGAGGGTCCACGCCTCTGCAGGAGCGCCTCCGCAGGTCGGCGCTTCCGCGGGCCGACACCTCCGCGGGTCCGCTCGACCGCGCGGTGCGGTCCTGGGCCTCCGCAGGCCGGCTCGCCGCAGCCGCACGGTTCCACGTGGCCATGACCCGCGACCGCCCCGCGTCCGGGGCGGCAAGCGTGCAACGGGGTCGGTCCTGGCCGCAACGATGCAGGTGGGCAGCCCGGCAACCGTTCGGGCGGGTCCTGGCCGCAACGGTTCAGGTGGGCTAGGCCGGCAACCTGACGCCTCGGCGCCAACTCCTGTGGGTGGCCGCGATTTCCACATCGCTCGGGTTGTCCACAGGGCCGAGCGGGAAATCCACCGGCGGTGGATCGTGAGGGAAGTCGGGCGGGCACTCCGCCGGGCTCCCCTCACGGTCGTCCGCGTGGGCTCCCTCGCGGGCGTCGCGCGGACTTCCCACACGTCAGGTGGTGTTGGCCATGTTCCCGTCGGTCCCCGATACGCGTCCCGCGCTCCCCGCCCCCTGCGGCATTCCGCCCTTCGCACCCCTGCGCGTGCGCGGCGGCGGCAGGAGACGCATCCGGCGGGCGTTGCGCGCGAGGCGCAGGGCGTTCGCGGTGGGGTTCGCGCTGGCTTCGGCCGTCCTCGCCGCGTCGCAACTGGGCGGGGACAGGGGAGCCGCGGCGACCGCCGGAGCGGCTCAGCCGGAGCCGGAGCGGCGACGGGCCGTCCGGCTCGTGTCCGCACCGGTGCGGATCGCCGACGCGGCGACGGTCGCCCTGCTGCGCCCCGGGGACCGCGTCGACGTCATCGCGGCGCGCGGCGGGGACGCCGAGGCCGAGGTGGTGGCCCGCGATGTGCGCGTGGCGCAGGTGCCGCACGGAGCAGGCGCGGGGCGGCCGTCGGACCGGGGCGTGGACGACGTGCCGGGCGGGGACGGGGGCGCCCTGGTGGTCCTGTCCGTCGGACGGGATACCGCGAAGGCCCTGGCCGGGGCCGGGGCCGTGGGCCGGCTCGCGGTGGCGGTGACCCATGCCCGGTAGGCACGGAATCGCAGGACCTCACGCGACGGGCGTACCCGGCTGGGGACCCCCGGCGAGCGGCGCGGGTCCCTCCCACCGCGTCATGCCCGGGGGAAGCGACACCTGGTCCGGTCCGGCCGTGGCCCGCGAGCCCGGTGCGGCGGCTTCATCCCGGCGGTGCGGCGAGCCGTGCTCAGATGTGGTGGGGCGGCTTCTCGTCGAGGAAGCGCGCGAGGTCGGCGGCGCTGTCACCGGCGGGAGCCCGCTCGCCCCACCCCCGGTCCGTGTCGTCCGAGGACTGCCGGTCCAGCGGATCGTCGAAGATCAGAGCCGGCGGCTTGGGCCGGGGCTCCCGCGGCGGCTGTTCCTGCGACTGCCGCGGCTTCGCTTCTCGCGGTCCGGAGGTGGGGGCGGTACTCATACGTCCAGGGTACGGCGGACGCTCAGCGGTCCTTCGGGTCGAGCAGCCACAGGCCCAGGACGACGAGGAACGACAGGCACAGGAATCCCGCGCCCCACCAGGCCGTACCGGTGTCGCCCTCCATCCACACGTTCACGACCTCGGTCAGCGCCCACAGCTGACCCACGACGACGCTCAGGGCCAGCACCAGCCGGGCCGTCAGCTTCGCCGAGCGCTCGGGTTCCTGCTCCGTACCCGCCCCGGGTCCCGGGCCCGTGTGGCGTACCCGGGGATCGGCGTAACCGCTGGTGGGGCGGATCTGGGCGTACCGCTCGTGCAGGGGACGGTTCAGCTCGGCGCGCGCGCTGCCCGGATGGTAATCGGGGGGTGTCGCGGGACGGGCCTGCAGCCGCGGTGGCTCGACCGGGTCCAGGGGCTCCGTCATGCCCGCCCCCCGGGTGCCCCGGCGGCGGAGGGCGAGGTCTTCGGCGGAGCCTCGGCGCCCCCGGCGCCCGGGCAGCCGATGCGGGCGGCGAGTTCCGGGCTGCCGTCGCCGAGCTGGCGGCACAGCCCCTCCTCGA is drawn from Streptomyces sp. NBC_00178 and contains these coding sequences:
- a CDS encoding MFS transporter, whose amino-acid sequence is MASTVSDRPGYGQLLRTPRAWTFLLPGFAARQPFAMLTIGIVLLVQHTTGSFGSAGTVAAVSGVSMALFAPQSGRLADRFGQRVVLLPGVVVHAASVGALTALALADAPLWALALAAVPTGASVPQVGPMVRARWAALLGAAPGRPASPLMATAAAFESVTDEFTFVVGPVLATALCTGVHPAAGLVAEAALTLFGGILFAAQRSTQPVPQDTATAAEPHRSALSVPGVRVLAAAFLGIGAVFGGMQVSLTAFSEEIGRPGVNGLLYGVFAAGNMLAGIACGAIAWKSSPRRRLIVGYVALTLTASGLWAVHSAPLLAGLGLLVGLCIAPALISGYTLVEALVPASARTEAFTWLTGAVALGQAAAVTVAGRLADAHGASTGFLVPLAGTALALVTLLALRTRLTPRSPGRTVARGIGHREPVTVD
- a CDS encoding FmdB family zinc ribbon protein; amino-acid sequence: MPTYQYQCTECGEGLEAVQKFTDDALTVCPNCEGRLKKVFSAVGIVFKGSGFYRNDSRGSSSSSTPSTSTAKASGSTGTSSGSSSATSGSESKPAAAASSSASSSASASSSSSGTSAA
- a CDS encoding potassium/proton antiporter; amino-acid sequence: MLVCSVVLLVAVAAVRISSRSGLPSLLLYLGIGIAIGQDGFFDVKFDNAELTQVIGYAALVVILAEGGLGTKWKEVKPALPAAAVLSTVGVGISVGVTASAAHYLVGLDWRQALIIGAVVSSTDAAAVFSVLRRVPLPSRITGVLEAESGFNDAPVVILVVAFSTAGPVEHWYVLVGEIALELAIGAAIGLAVGWLGSFGLRHVALPASGLYPIAVMAIAVTAYAAGAMAHGSGFLAVYLAAMVLGNSKLPHWPATRGFADGLGWLAQIGMFVLLGLLVTPHDLVDDFWPAVVVGLVLTAVARPLSVFISLAPFRLPRREKALMSWAGLRGAVPIILATIPMVSGIEGSTRVFNIVFVLVIVYTLIQGPTLPWLAKALKIAEDPSETADLGIESAPLERLRGHLLSVAVPGKSKMHGVEVAELRLPAGAAVTLVVRDEKSFVPAPSTVLRRGDELLVVATDPVRDATEARLRAVGEGGKLAGWLGTDGVDRRNSGSGEVPHLAKLAKRLGMSDDDRRGERAGGRRPHR
- a CDS encoding S-methyl-5'-thioadenosine phosphorylase, with the translated sequence MVNADTATADIGVIGGSGLYSFLENVTEVRVDTPYGAPSDSLFLGEIAGRRVAFLPRHGRGHHLPPHRINYRANLWALRSVGVRQVLGPCAVGGLVPEYGPGTLLVPDQLVDRTKNRTQTFYDGEVRADGARPNVVHLGFADPYCPQGRKAALAAARGRDWEPVDGGTLVVVEGPRFSTRAESRWHAAMGWSVVGMTGHPEAVLARELGLCYTTTTLVTDLDAGAEAGEGVSHAEVLKVFAANVDRLRTVLFDAVAALPATEDRACVCVHALDGLDTGIELP
- a CDS encoding RcpC/CpaB family pilus assembly protein, whose product is MFPSVPDTRPALPAPCGIPPFAPLRVRGGGRRRIRRALRARRRAFAVGFALASAVLAASQLGGDRGAAATAGAAQPEPERRRAVRLVSAPVRIADAATVALLRPGDRVDVIAARGGDAEAEVVARDVRVAQVPHGAGAGRPSDRGVDDVPGGDGGALVVLSVGRDTAKALAGAGAVGRLAVAVTHAR